In bacterium, the genomic window GGTATTAAGAGGTGATCCGCTGGTTTTAGTTCAAACGCTGGTGCACGAAATTAGGCATCATCAAACACAAATGGAATGGATTAACTTGGAAGGAGATGCGTTACTCACGCGAGTCCAACAATTTGATCCCTCTGTCACATCCCTGGAAGCGTTTTGGGCGAATAGCGATTTGCAAAGAACTTTCTTTGTAGAATCCCAATTACAATCCGAACTCGCCGCCTACGAAGCCGATATGCAGATTGCCGCCCGGATGCAGGAAAAAGGATATTTAAGTGATGATAAAACCCTAACCGCCACAAGGCCCGATGGCTCCACCATCACCGTAACTGCCAGCGAGTTTTTAACCGATCCCCAAACAGCCCATGACAAACTAACCGAATGGCTTGAATGCTATACTTTTGAAAATAACGGAACGTCCGTCACCTACCAGCAGTATTACGAAACCATGTTTGATGACTGGATGAGGTATGCGGGAAGTCATGGAAGAAGTGAAGCCCCAAGAACCCTGTCTAATTTGATGGCCTTACCTCCTAAGCTAAACGAAATTACAATTTTAGGCGAGAATTACAACGTATGAATAGAATTCCTTCTTATTTAAGCAAACCGCCTCTTGCAGAAGTGAGAGAATATCCCCCTTTAGGAAGAAACGATACTGTTTTATTTAATGTGCATACTTTGGAAGCCAGAAGTATTCGTGCCGATAAAGCCTTTATAAGGGATGATGAAATTTTAGATTACGAAGCTTGGCCAGCTTTACATGACCGTAATATTAATGGAGTTTTTTATGGTATTACTTCAGATGGCAGGCATGTAATACATCAAGCGTCCAAAAGAGGTTGTGTTATGACTTGTGCACTTATGCTAGCTTTGGACCACAGGATATCCGTAGATCAGAACACATTATTAAATGCCACTCTGACTAATGAACAAACAGCCATACAATATTTCCAAGATTTAGGAGTGACAACATATTTTAATGAAATTGTAGAAATTAAAAAACTTGAAGTATTAATAACTGAAAATGGAGCTGCAATGGTAGGTATTGGTGGTGAAATAGGAGGGCATGAAATTATTGTTGATTATTTATCACTTCGACAAAATAGGGCTATAATTCGTGACCCATATCATGGTTGGAGTATTACTATATCGGCTGATAGTCTTAACCGCCGCATGCTGAGTGAAGGGGCGATTCCTGTTCTTCAGATTTCTAAATAGCGCTAGTACCGCGTTAAAATAAGTTTTATTCCATTTTTTACATAATGCCAGTGGGGAGTAGTTGCATTTATGGAATAACTTTTTTTATTGACTTCATTCTCTGAGTTATTGCGGTAATTCAATAGGCGTCCCCTCTTGCAAAGTATAACCGTCATCATCATTAGCGTCAGAATAGCAATTCCATTGTGAGAAGAGCCATCCACCGCCAGCGAACAACCGCCACCGGAAGAACCGGGTGAAGACGAACCATCCGCAGGATCACCACTGCCGGATCCACCACTTTCTGCCGGGGCTTCGGTTGCAGGAACAAACGCCGGCACTTCTTGGCAGTTAGAAAACTCCGATGTATCACCAGTAGAAACACGTGTGATGGTGGCGCTTAAAAAGAGGCCGTTGGTGGTGGTAACCGGCATATTAACCGAGATAATGCCACTGGCATCGGCCGTAAAATTTTGGCTTAACACCAAAGTTTGGCCTTCGCCAAAACCGGATGCATCACAAGCTTCATTTTCAAAAACCTGCACCATGTAGTCTTCGCCTACGGCTCCCGTATTGACATTTAAAACAAAAGTATGATCACCGGCTTCGGATGTGGAAATAGATTCTATGATTGGTGCCGGGATGGCGTTATTATCAATTAAATTGGGAATATTAATGCCTAAACCTGCATTGTTATAAATGGAGTTATACCCCATAAAAATTTCACGAACGTCCACCAAATAAATCCCATCGCCACCATTGCCAGAAATAACATTGCACGATCCCGTGCAATCGCCCAAGGTAGTGTCATCGGCGCTACCAATAAAATTATGATCGGCCCCATCATCCACCAAGATACCATGCGAGGTGTTCCCCAAAACGTCGCCCGCGCTGCTTAAACCAATGGTATTGCCAAACACCACATTGTCGCGCACGCTAAAATCGAAAGTGCCGCGCGTGATGTAAATACCAACTTCATTACCCGAAATTAAATTACCCGGACCCACTTCGTTATTATAGGAACCATGATGAATTTTAATGCCGGCCTCAGTATTAGGAATAGCCGCATTTCCAGTAGCATCTGTACCCACAAAATTATTTCCAATATAGTTATCGTGTGAAAAAACACTGATATTAATACCAGATTTGGTACTGCCCGAAATCACATTGCCATCGCTTGCAAAATCGCCACCAATGGCATTGCCACTAGCAAAATTAGTGAGCGATATACCGGTATCATTGGGATAAGCGGCCGTTCCATCGGCCGTGGTGCCTATGTAGTTACCGATGATCACATTAAAATTACTGGTAATGCGCAAGCCTTCTCCGTTTCCCGAAATAACATTGTAAGGCCCAATCACATGATTAGCCACCGTTACATCATCTTCAGGCCCAACACGAATACCATCATCATCAAAACCTAAAACCTGAAGACCTTTTACAACACTCTGTGTGCCTTGTAGTTCCAATCCTACACTCGCAACACCATCGGCAGGAGTGATGATAACCGGAGGAGGTAAATTGGGATTAAAACCGGGCTGGCTGGTACCATCAATTTCTAAGCTTTCGGTGATGACAGGCAAATTAGAAACTACATTAATGGTTTTATCCAAACCAGCAATGTTAAAAATAATTTCATCGGCACCAGCGTGGGCATTGGCCATGTCAATGGCCTTACGAAGAGGACAATATCCTGTAAGTCCACCTCCAAAATCTGTTGGTGTGCAGCTGGCGTTGCAATCGCTTACAAAAATAAAAGCGTTGGCATCAAACGCCGTATTCACACAGTAGGTATTGGCCCAAACTTGGCCCGAAGCCAAAGTGAGAAGAGTAAATAAACTTGTGATAAAAAATTTCATAAAGCCTCCGTATGAGGCGTATGTACGTTGTTGTCGAGAGTTTGGGGTAAAAAGCGTATTCATCTGAATACACCAGGAAAAGAAAAAAATAAAATTTATCGCTATTTTAAAACAATGCCGGCAACACCGGTAAAGCTGGCAGTGCCGTCTCCGGCGGCATCTGTGCAATTTTCAAAAAAACCTGTTTCATCGTCCACATCACACATCACCACACTGTTAACGCCAAACAATGATTTTGTTGCGTAAACTTTGGTGTTTAATTCATTAAAAACAAAAAATTGAAGCCCCGCACCTGTATAGCCTGTATCGTTACAATTATTTAATAAGCCTGTTTCGGTATCGATATCACACACCGTAATAACACCCTCATCAACGTAAATTTGTGTTCCGTCTTCATTTAAAATTAAGCCTTTTGTATTGCTAAAAGTAGTCCCTTGTCCCGAATCGGTGCAGTTTTGCAAAGCTCCCAATTCACTCACATCACAAATAAATACCGCGTTTAAATTTAAATCGGAAATATAAGCGAAGGTATTGGTTGTATTAAGGAGAATATCGTTGGTGGTTAAAATAGCCCCATCGCCCGTTAAAGCACAATTGCTGAAGCTGCCATCCTCTGCATCCACATTGCAAACAGTAATTTGATTATCGGCTTCGTTGGCAACAAAGGCCAAGGTGCCTGTGCTGTTAAAATAGAGGTCTACCGGCTGATTGAGCAAAGTTCCCGTTAAGGTGCAATTGCTTAATGTGCCATCGTCATGATCAATATCGCATACCGAAATATTGTTAGCAGTATCGTTGGCAACATAGAGTTTTGTTTTATCGGTAGATAAATGAAGCCCAATGGGAAAGTTAAACGTGGCTCCGGCCCCGGAATCGGCGCAATTAGTTAATTGTTCGCTTTCAGTATTAATTGTGCAAATTGAAACAGTATTCAGGAAGCGATTAGCGAGGTATGCCGTTACCTCTACTACATCAAGCGGTATTTCATCGCTGGAGAAGGTGCCTAAGCCAATTGTAATGGAGGCCTCACCCAAGCCCACACCTGTTGCCAAGCCATTATCCGAGATAGTTGTAATGGAGGTGTCCGAAGAGTTCCAGCTGACTAATTCAGTAATATCTTCTGTGGTATCATCGGCAAATGTTGCGGTTGCTGTCATTTGCTGTGTTGTGCCAATGTGCAGATGCGGATTTTCGGGTGTTAGATTGACTGCCGTAATTTCACGAACACCAAGATCATTGTTATTAATGCAGCTGCTACCAAACTGTTTGCAAACTCTTAGCTGTTGGCTAACGGCACCGGTTATAGTGAGCTGCAAGGTACAGCTTTCTAATGCAGCAAGTGTAATCGTCTGCGGGCAGGTGTCATCGTAGGTGCCGTTTGTAGAAACTCTAGTGGTATTGGCTGGAAGAGATAAAATAATTGTATCGCTTTGGGCAACAGAGGCTGTATTGGTAAGCGTAAAGTAAGCACTTACCGTATGACCGGCCATAACAAGATTAGGAATTTCTGTGCCGTCTTTTATTTCCAGACTTAAGGTATGCGTGCTGCCAGAGGTGCAGCCTGCACAAAAACCAAAAAATAAAATGAGGGCAACAAGAATTGGGCGTGTCATATTTTCCTTTTTTTAAATGGCCTGTCCCCAGGTAATGCCTTCCTGCAAATACAGTGTAGCCTCTCCGTTTGTGAGCTCGTTACAAGTAACACCATTAATTTCTACTGTTGTGGCCGATTCTTCCCATGTGGTATCCACCAAGCCTATGCTGTCAAGCTCGGTTCCCAAAATAAGCAAGCTGGCAGTGTCGCTTGTGGCCAATAAACTATCGGCATCAACAAAGATGGAGTTGACCACACCATTATCCAAATCGATAATCTCAAAACCTGTAACGTGTTCAAAGTCACCTGTTCCCAGAGTAAACGAGTAATCAGTATTGTCATTGCTATCGGTAATAACCAGCGTATCAACGCCAACAGGGCCGCCATCAATACCCGCCAAAACCGGATCTAAATGATCAGGATCCACAAAATAGGTGTTGTCGGTATCGTAGCCTGT contains:
- a CDS encoding right-handed parallel beta-helix repeat-containing protein; this translates as MKFFITSLFTLLTLASGQVWANTYCVNTAFDANAFIFVSDCNASCTPTDFGGGLTGYCPLRKAIDMANAHAGADEIIFNIAGLDKTINVVSNLPVITESLEIDGTSQPGFNPNLPPPVIITPADGVASVGLELQGTQSVVKGLQVLGFDDDGIRVGPEDDVTVANHVIGPYNVISGNGEGLRITSNFNVIIGNYIGTTADGTAAYPNDTGISLTNFASGNAIGGDFASDGNVISGSTKSGINISVFSHDNYIGNNFVGTDATGNAAIPNTEAGIKIHHGSYNNEVGPGNLISGNEVGIYITRGTFDFSVRDNVVFGNTIGLSSAGDVLGNTSHGILVDDGADHNFIGSADDTTLGDCTGSCNVISGNGGDGIYLVDVREIFMGYNSIYNNAGLGINIPNLIDNNAIPAPIIESISTSEAGDHTFVLNVNTGAVGEDYMVQVFENEACDASGFGEGQTLVLSQNFTADASGIISVNMPVTTTNGLFLSATITRVSTGDTSEFSNCQEVPAFVPATEAPAESGGSGSGDPADGSSSPGSSGGGCSLAVDGSSHNGIAILTLMMMTVILCKRGRLLNYRNNSENEVNKKSYSINATTPHWHYVKNGIKLILTRY
- a CDS encoding beta-propeller fold lactonase family protein, producing the protein MTRPILVALILFFGFCAGCTSGSTHTLSLEIKDGTEIPNLVMAGHTVSAYFTLTNTASVAQSDTIILSLPANTTRVSTNGTYDDTCPQTITLAALESCTLQLTITGAVSQQLRVCKQFGSSCINNNDLGVREITAVNLTPENPHLHIGTTQQMTATATFADDTTEDITELVSWNSSDTSITTISDNGLATGVGLGEASITIGLGTFSSDEIPLDVVEVTAYLANRFLNTVSICTINTESEQLTNCADSGAGATFNFPIGLHLSTDKTKLYVANDTANNISVCDIDHDDGTLSNCTLTGTLLNQPVDLYFNSTGTLAFVANEADNQITVCNVDAEDGSFSNCALTGDGAILTTNDILLNTTNTFAYISDLNLNAVFICDVSELGALQNCTDSGQGTTFSNTKGLILNEDGTQIYVDEGVITVCDIDTETGLLNNCNDTGYTGAGLQFFVFNELNTKVYATKSLFGVNSVVMCDVDDETGFFENCTDAAGDGTASFTGVAGIVLK